The window ggttgcctccccgctaattgcatcttgtccccttctgatatatgtcccctgcTCTCCCCTCTctaccctcctcttctgtatttgaccagtttggatcatgcatctgacgaagagaacttgattctcgaaagcttcgaCCCTGATTGTCCCTGCATGCCAATCTACCCGAGTTAACTCACACATGGCTCATTACATTGGTGACCTGGCAGGCAGATTACAGAAGAACCACCTCTCACCTCTCTGCAGCATGTCCTTGGTCTTTGTTTTGGGAAGCTGAACAAACATGTTCCCGAAGCAAACCATAACGTTATCTGAAAGCAAAGAAACAAGGCTGTGTCGAGGAGACCAATTCATGCACCAAGAAaccaagagagctgctgtagcacaggggttaagtggttgggctgcgaatcagcactctgctggttcgaatcccgctactgccatgagctcagtaggtggccttgggtcagccactcctctcagccccagctccccagctgcgttgtggggataataacaacaacactaacttgttcgctgctctgggtgaggcactaatctgtctagaatagcagtatataagcgcagttgttgttgttgttatgtaagcGTATTTGGTTTGGGCACTGTCTCAGAATATGCCCTACTGGCCTTGACTGAAAGCAGACCTAGGGTTCCACTGGGGCTGTTCCTCCAAAAGCAAACAAGGGCCCACCAGCTACCCTATAAACggacaatattttatttaattatgttgacgggggggggggcaggagaaataaatgctctcttttttaaaaaacaggcttgACAGGAGAGAGCTGGAGAGCCATATATCACTGGTACAAGAAAGGTGAACCAGACAGTCTGTCCTGCAACAGACATGGGCCCTTCCCAAAGGCTCACAGGAACCAAAAAAAGCCGCCTGAGGCCACAGGTCGAGCACATTTATTCTGTCTTGCCTTCATTAATTCAAAAACCTAACCATGTGCAAGAGAAGCAAGACAATTTGCTGCTCACAATCTCTCCCCAGGGGCAAGATGAGACGGCTGCCACTTGCAGCAGACATTAGTCACCCTACTTAATGTGCTACTGAAAAACATTCAGCTGTGATGGGACGGAGGGAGGGAATAACCGGCACAATTCGGAGAAGTTACTGTAACTATTATAAGCATCGCTGGAAACCACCACCGTCGGCCTCTTTCCTGTCCTGGCCCTCTCGGTTTACAGCTTTTAGGAAGTGCTCAGTAGTTACCAGCAGTGCAGTCAAACAGCTCACAACAGGCAGGTTCCCCTCTTGCAAATTCTGCAAAAAGGTACGTGTCTGAGAACAAAAGATTGCCACCAGGAGCACTGATACCTTTGGCCTTGAAAGCAACGTATTTATTTAGACAGGGCTGGAGAAATATTTCCAGTTCCTAAGACCCAGTATCAGTCAGGTGATGGAATTTCCCCCAGTTCATTCCAGTCCAAAGTTTCAGGGCAAGTAGCACTGCTTCAAGAAGATATACCTtgcattttaaagaaagaaaactgtCAACCAAATCTAGGCACGGAAGAATAGCCCGCCCACCCAAACCAGAACGAGTGATTATTTCAAAAGAGCAGCTCTGGCAAGGGACTCCCGAGCTGTGGGGCAGAAATCAAGACCCTCAGACCTTTCCAGGCAataggaggaagaggcagactcAAAGAAGGCACTCACTGCCAATCGGGATGAAGCTACAAGTCCTGTGAAAGAGTGGAGGGGGGCCCACACTAGCTGGGTACTGAAACTTACTAGCTGAGCAGGGAATAGGTGCCAACAGCATACCTAGACTATGTGCTTCTAGGCACGTGAAACCAGAAGTGGCACAGACCCCAGAGAACCACCCCCTGGCTCTCTCCTCTTCCACAAACTCACTAGATGGCATTAGGCAAACCAATTCATCTCAGCCCCAGCGCTCCAGAGGTTCCCTGCTTGTTCGCTTCCTGGAGGAATCCGGTAGGCCACCACTGCAGGAGGCAGGATACTAGACCAGGTGGCCCTTTTGGCCTGATCCAGTAGAGTTCTGCTCCGTACTGGGCTTGTTCCTCATTTCCTGCTAGGAACGgccatcccaccccccacccccttgcagtAGCAAACTGGATTATCCTGGGGAAGCATCTAGAGTGGTGTGGGCATGTCCTGCTGTAGTTCCAACAGTATGTAATACTACAGAGCTCCATATAGAAATGACAGGCGCCAGAAGGGAGCCTAGTCTCAGCACACAAGTACAAAAGAGCCGGGCACTCACGAAGACCTAGACCTGCACAGCATGCAAATACCAAATCCCTTCTCAGGACCAGAGAAACATCCACAGCTCTCAGCTCCATATATCAGCATTAAAATGCCACTTTGGACTCCTTGAGGAAAGTGACAAGGTAGAGTCTGTAGCTTGGTGTaagcacctgctttgcacacaAAATGTCCTGgattcagttcccagcatcccagaggagttagccatattagtctgtagtagcaaaacagtagagtccagtagcacctttaagactaaccaacttcattgtagcataagctttcgagagccacagctctcttcgtcagatgcacgagaGCTTCGTcaggcgaagagagctgtggctctcaaaagcttatacaataaagttggttagtcttaaaggtgtcactggactctttactattcagcaTCTCTAGGTAAATGATCTCAGGACGCACCAAACCCTTCTCTGCTGAGATCCTGAAAAGCCACTGAAACCCAGACATGTAATTACAGCACTTCACTTTTCCACAAAAAGATCTGCaactcgccctgagcccgttcgcagggagggtgggctagaaattgaataaataaaataaattaaaaaataaataaatctcacagCAGAAGAGACAACATTAAGCTAGACAGATCAGTAGTCAGCTTTGCATGAACTCTGAGAATTCAGGAAACTGAGACCAGCGGAAATGTCTATGGCCTGGCAAAGCAGCACTCGCTCACTCATATCAGAGTACAGAAAGATCTGGACTTGCGCCATGTCTACTGGACACCAATGGAGTGATTCGAACTCCAGGCCTGAAGGACAGGAGACCATAAGCTCAGCAATAACCAGACAGCATGTGTTTCACAGTGCTCTTTACTGGTTCCAGAGCTACACTGAGGAAaaatgggttcaaatccccactcagccatgaagctcactgggaagGTGCCCTCGAGCTAATtctctatcagcctaacctaccttgcagggctgttgggaagataaaatcaGGGTCATGGATACCAACTTATCCATAAGTACACTTATGTAtacttagaggaagggcaggatttaaaaaaaaccacacacacctACTAAAGCTCCCAAGTACAATCACAGAATtaaagggttggaagggacctctaaggtcatctagtccaactccctgcacaaagcaggaaaattcacaactaccgccCGCctacacaccccagtgacccttgccacgtgcccagaagatgacaaaacgcgGTCAGAATCCCTAACCAAaccagcctggggaaaattgcttcctgagccCAAAGTGGCGAGCAGGATTACCCTGGACATGCAAGAAGGGGctgcaagaactaagcactgaccgcaagaactaagcactgaagtAAACTTTGACTTCTCCATTTAAAAAGGATCTGGAATTAGAAGGGCCGGGAAAGGTCTCTGCCCAAGAGCTACTGCCAGCCACTGTTGACAAATAGTAGTAACAgcacttatatgctgctcttctaaacagattagcgCCCCACTCACAGCAGTGAACGAAGTCGGTgatattattgtccccacaatgcagctggggaccTGGAGCAGacaggaggggctgacccaaggccacctgctgagctcatggcagtcatggaagtcaaaccagcagagtgctggtatgcagcccagctacttaaccactatggtacAGCTGCTCATATTGGCTCAGTAGAGTAACTTCACATATTCCAGAAGATCCCCTCACCTGAACGGGCCAGCTCCTTGCTCAGAGCCCTGAGTGCCTCCCGGTTCTGATTCCGTTTCTGGTCCAGATCCACAATCTAAAAAAGACAGCATCGTGTTCAGTTCACAggcctttctgtaaagcatcttaAAGCCCTTTAGTCTCATAGAAAACCTTGCCAGCCATTCTTGTCACATATTGGTTACTTTAGCAACTCATTTAGTTTATCTTAAATAGAGAGTTTTCTGTTTTAAACGACCACATTTGGCTCTGGAGCGAGAGGTTACAAATCTGtagcatctaacgaagagagctttgtctcatgaaagcttctaccctggacATTTTTGCCGGCCTTTAAGGTGTTGTTGCTAAAGACTAATGTGGCTAGCCACCTGAAACCACGTTTTTTTCCTCTGTTGTTAGCTGCCCTCAGCCCATGTGCAGGGAGGacggggtataaatttgataaaataaatataaaaaaataaaaattacaagCCCTGGACTTAGTAGTTTTATCCAAGGGTGCCAACTTCCAGGCTAGACCTGGACTTCTTCTGGAATTGCAACAGATCTCCaacctagagatcagttccctggggaAACTGTAGCTTCAGATTTCAAAAAGATGCCATATCTTAAACTACTATTGTTTAACTGCATTTTATAttgcatatttattaattttgattttaTATATGCTTATTTTATCTTTGTATGTGATtaggctagatagccatctgacagcaatgctgattctgtgaacctgggtagttcgtgagagggagggcaggaagggttgcatcagggcttagttctcgtggccccttcttacatgcccagggtaaggccaatcaccaccttggggtcaggaagcaattttccccagtctAGTTTGGCCAGGgagcctgatggtgttttgccatcttctgggcatgaagcaggggtcacaggtggtgttgggggcggggggaggtattttatttatttatttatttattagacattTTGTCCGCtgtccccgcaagcgggctcagagggGAGAACAACATGACAGTAACCATAAAGATAAAAATAATGGTAGCAGTtacaattatattaaaacatcagcatttcttcaactctgtattgctagatcaagacgggtagccatgtttgtctgtagcagtaggaaagagcaagagtccagcagcgcctataagacgaacaaaattagtggtagggtatgagctttcgtgagccacaactTGCTTCTTCaggtggctcacgaaagctcacgccctaccactaattttgttagtcttgtaggtgctactggactcttgcgcttttcCTCCGTATTGCTAAaagtgcttatgttctgtttcagcgtttcttcaactctgtactggatttttgctaatattatatctttgtaaacttacatttatttactctatggcattgttcatgaaattgtccttgattctgactgtactaatctcacagtgtgtaatctgccttgagaaaggcggactataactgacataaataaaattaaataaataaataatacagcacACCCAATGCATCCCCATTTTTCCTAAATAAGTAGTTTTACATTTCCTGTGTTGAgcagggggttcgactagatgaccctggaggtcccttctaacccttTGATTCTATTATCttataacctgccctgagcctgcttgttggggagggcaggctaaaaattgaataaatcaaatcaaaattgAGGGTAGATCATAGATTCGAGGTGAAACCCCTCCCTTGATTCCTCCCCTCCACAAGCAGagctcccccaaatctccataaaTTCACCACATCAGAGTTGGGTGccatattatcattattattgcaaaatggtaaacagtccagtagcacctttaagactaaccaactttgttgtagcataagctttcaagaactttcacagcactcttcgtcagatgcatctgatgaagagagctgtggctctcaaaagcttatgctacaacaaagttggttagtcttaaaggtgctattcgactctttaccattttgcaactacagactaacatggccaactcctctggatctattattattattattattattcaaatttcacacaacataatcaataataaataaagatcatatgttatcattgattggccttgctgagctgatataAGTTTCCGCCATAGACCTAAGCATCAGCCAGGTATCAGTGTAAAatatacgctgttccaagtaacacctCTTTTGCAGTTctataggtgttatgtcagaaagctgcagtttttccatataagttgcgaaTTTTTTTGTAATACTTCCCTGTGCCCTGATGACAACGCGGACCACTGTTGTATTCTccatccatagtcgggtggtttctatttaatcattttttcttgttcttttactTCGACTCTGGCACCccctggaattgcaatgtcaattatccaaacttttccatttttccccaactgttatgtctggtgtattgtgttcaagtgtcgatcagtttgtattctaaaatcccgtaagatcttgacttgatcattttccaGCACCTTTTCCACGTGATGttcctattattatttatttatttagatttatagttcgccctccccaaccaagtgggctcagggcggattacaacaacaacaacaacaacaactattgttattgttattattccagTTCCATGCcaattctcccttcctcatttggGTCTCACAGCTATGCGAAGGAAGAATCTTAAACAGCGGCGTTTTCAACCCCGGTCTCCCAGCCCCTACTCCCCACTCTCTTCAGCCCCACCCCAGGGTGGCCAGCCTTACAGGGCTGTCGTGAGGATTGCAACGCGAGCACACGAAGCATTTTCTGATCGCTCCTGgcctgagggtgggggtggggggcggcagAGGCGCCTGAGGAGCTCTCCCACCCCACGCCTCGCTCCGCCCGGGGCCTACCTGCTGCCTCCCGGCCAGCACCTCCTCGGCCAGCGCCTCCACCTCGCCCAGGCAGCGGAGCGCGAGGTCCGACCCTCCTTCGTCCATCGCGGCCGCGGGGAGGGAGGCAGAAGCCGCTTCGGCCGAGAGGCCTAGTCGGAGCGCGGCCCGCGCAGGCGCCTCGCCTCGAGTAGGGGCCGTCGCCATGGCAACCGGCTAGgcccggcctgcctggcctcTCTTGCCTCGCCCCGGCCGCCCTGAGGAGGCGGCTTTGCTCCCTACCAGGCCGCGCAAGAGAGGCCAGCAGCCCTCGCCCGACCGCCTTGGTGGAAATCCCGCTCTTTTGTGCGCGTCTGCTTCGGCTTCCCgtcctgccaccccccccccccgcccctttgccGCCCCGCAGAGCAAATGTGCCTGAATGGCTGCTATGGCACATAGACAGGCCGCCCCCCGCTTCACTGTGAGCTCAAACATCCTTTCAGGAGGAAAAACGAGCATTGATAATCAATGCCCGTTTTTTTCTCCTGAAAGGATGTTATAGGCAGGTCAATGGAGACATTCTtcattgggttgccaacctccaggcggggcctggaaaACCCCCTGAATGGCAATTAATTGCCAGTAGAagaaaaggagtccagtagctgGGCACCCTGCTGGTGTTTttccaaagtagggttgccagctccaggttgggaaattcctggagattttggggatggagcctggagaaggtggggagcaacctcagcagggtataatgccatagggtctaccctccgaagcagccattttctccaagggaacattTCTTTaggctggagattagttgtaattccgggagatctacagctaccacctggaggctaaacCAAACCAAATGGGGTGCCTCCCAGCAGAGTAAACCTAAACTACGATGAACACTGGAGGAATACTGCAAGACTACTGTTATTACAATATTTTAGAATTTTATATATCAAAGAGTGCTAATAGTGTGCAATATAGATAAATACTTAACAAAAATATTAAGCCACTTAATATttttgtgtgggggtgggggcatggcaCATAGCCACTCTGGTTTTGCCGTGAAATGTCCAAAATGATCCTATTAAAGCAGCTTGAGGAAAGATCTCAGAAAAGCCAAGGGAATGCCAAAAAGTGCACAAAAGACCCACAAAGCAGGGTGGAAGTAGGAAAAACTGGCTTCCCATTAGCATCAGGACCAAATtcttggtagaaaagagcaagagtccagtggcacctataagactcaccctatggtattgtttatgaaatgtccttgatactgtattgaaatgtacttgatactgattgtactaatctcgtactgtgtaatctgccttgagtctcagtgagaaaggcggactataaataacaaacaaacaaacaaacatttaatgtagggtatgagcttttgtgagccatcgctcacttcttcagatgccacaaattttgtgagtcaaggtgctactggactcttgctcttttctgtagaCAGACAAGCATGGCTTGTTAATTAATCATCAGACTATAGACGTCaggtcctctggagaaaatggcagctttgaaggggaGACCCATTGAGGGATCTCTCCAAACTTGCCCTccccccaggatccacccccaaatctccagaaattttccagcctggagatGGCAACAGTTCATGCTGATTGACTGAAAAGTGTTCCCTCCCCCCatatttgtaatccaccttgagtcctagggagaaaggaagactataaatgaaaataacaacAGCCAAACAgcaatattctttctttctttctttctttctttctttctttctttctttctttctttctttctttctttctttctttctttctttctttctttctttctttctttctttctttctttcagactcaaagcagattactaGTGTTTCCAACCTCCTGGTAGTGGctgaatctcctggaattaaaactgctctccagactacaaagaacagttcccctggagaaaatggttgcttcggAGGGTGGTCTTTATGGCATGATACACAGCTGAGGGGCTTCCTCAGGATCCACAcccaaacctccagaaatttccctacAGCAATTGTACAGATTACACAGGATAATCTTTCTGCTGTTTTAGTCACAGGGACCCACAAACCTATGGCAAATGTTGGGAAAACAGGACATGTATTCTTAAAGgaagcagcttacaattaaataGTTTATTTATACACCATTTTTCTATTGACAAGTCAAGACCCAAGGCAGGCAACAGCcagataaaaattttaaaaaaccaaatgcaTTAAGAGCCAATATAGGAATTCCATTGTAACAGGGGAAACATTACTTTTTAAATTGTCattaaacttttgagaaccaatGTGATGTAGGGGTTTAGGATGCTGTATTGagataagatccagaggagttatccatgttagtctgtagtagcaaaatagtaaaagagtccagtggcacctttaagattaaccaactttattgtagcataggcttttgagagcttttgagagcttatgctacaatccaATCATGCTAcaatcatgcatctgatgaagagagcggtggctctcgaaaacttatgctacaataaagttggttagtcttaaaggtgctactggtctctactATTTTGTATTGAGATAAAGAAGACCCAACTCTCAAACACACTCATGCCAGTTTAGCTTactttacctcacagggctgttgtgaggataaacggaGGAAAAGAGAACTATGCACACTGGCCTGTAATAATATATGCATTGTAAATCGCCCTTCTCCTTTTCACCCCTTGCCGCTTCCATTGGGCAAACACCTCAGCCCCACTTCTGTACTTTCAGCCTCAACTAGACATACACAAAAACATTTTCTCGCCAGTTAATCTTGCTTCCCCTCCATGACCAATTTCTGTATTTCATTCTCCTCTTAATGGCACCCAGCTGGGGCTAGCAAAAAGGTGGCAGTCCTAAGTTTCCCTTCTTTTTGCTTGTTGTGTATTGTAGAAATGCCTAAATTGGGTGTGGGCAAACTTTTTCAGCCTGAAGGCCACGTGGGTTTTCTCCGTTGGGCTAGACAGGAGAGAATTGGGTTCAAATCCTGGCTTGCCATGAACCTTATTGGATGGCCTTGAGTCTGTCATTCTTCCACAGTGTAATGTTTCTCTAACCTTTCTCTCCCAACAAATTATTAAGCAACTGGAGGGCTGGGTGAAAAGCTTCCCAGGGCTAGATGTGGCCCTTAGACTATAACTTGCCTCCCCTTGACCTAAACTATTTTGATAACCCCCCTCCagtgagcaagcaagcaagcccaaTCCTCTtttacatataacaacaacaacaacatttgatttatataccacccttcaggacaacttaacacccactcagagcggtttacaaagtatgtcattattatccccacaacaatcaccctgtgaggtgggtggggctgagagagctctgagagagctgtgactggcccaaggtcacccagctggcttcaagtggaggagtagggaatcaaacccggctctccagattagagtcccatgctcttaaccactacaccaaactggctccattaAGGGGTGtcttcccccctctttttaatttatttatttacttgtttatttatttatttatttatttcaatttatattgaaataaataaataaataaatatttccatatttccaccaggctcagggcggatcttTGTATCTTCACTTTGCATCTTCAAGTGTTAAGGTTTTACCTGATCAGTCACTTCTTGaatcagagtttctctacacgagacatcttacgtGGGGACATTCAAGTGTAGggggacacaatgttagccgggaaacagttttaaaagagcagcggagatcgctccttagagggtttgttaatttcatcttcgcctggggaagggttagggttagg of the Eublepharis macularius isolate TG4126 chromosome 5, MPM_Emac_v1.0, whole genome shotgun sequence genome contains:
- the PDRG1 gene encoding p53 and DNA damage-regulated protein 1 → MATAPTRGEAPARAALRLGLSAEAASASLPAAAMDEGGSDLALRCLGEVEALAEEVLAGRQQIVDLDQKRNQNREALRALSKELARSDNVMVCFGNMFVQLPKTKTKDMLQRDQELLDEEITRLRKELKVKVNRLLEAQGKPELKGYSLKPLSSEEMWFIKKVLDG